The genomic DNA CCCTATCATCCGGTGACGCTGCCGCAGTTGCCGCCCGGAATTGGCGGACTGTTTGGCTTCTGGGGCTATGAGCTAATCAACTGGATCGAGCCGCGTGTTCCGGTTTATCAAGCACAGGAAGGCGATCCGCCGGACGGACTCTGGATGCAGATTGACCACCTGCTGATTTTTGATCAGGTGCGGCGCAAAATCTGGGCACTGGCATACGCGGATCTGCGCGACCCGAATACGGACTTGAAACAGGCATATCAGCAGGCTTGCGATCGCGTCTCCCAGCTCGTCGAAAAGCTTCAGCTGCCCCTTAGCGGCAGGGATACGATTTTGCAGTGGACTTCCCCACAGGCGAGAAGTTCGGCGGGCGATTCCGGGCAGGCGATCAATTACACCAGCAATTTTACGAAAGAGCAGTTTTGCAGCAGCGTTGAGAAGGCAAAGGAGCATATTCGGGCAGGCGATATCTTCCAGGTGGTAATCTCTCAGCGGTTGTCTGCGCCCTACCAGGGCGATCCGTTTGCGCTGTATCGATCGCTTCGTCTGATTAACCCTTCGCCCTACATGGCATATTTCCATTTTCAGGACTGGCAGATTATTGGCTCCAGTCCCGAAGTAATGGTCAAAGCAGAGCGAGATGGTTTGACAGATCAGGCAGGGACAGAGGAGGCAATGGTGGCAACGGTACGCCCGATCGCCGGAACCCGTCCCAGGGGCAAAACGACGGCAGAGGATGTGGCATACGCCGAAGATCTGCTGCAAGATCCCAAAGAAATTGCCGAACACGTCATGCTGGTG from Leptolyngbya ohadii IS1 includes the following:
- a CDS encoding anthranilate synthase component I family protein, producing the protein MTFPDFEQFAALAQQGNFVPVYQEWVADLDTPVSAWYKVCAGQPYSFLLESVEGGDRIGRYSFLGCDPLWILEARGNKTIQTYRDGSTSEFEGDPFTALATCLEPYHPVTLPQLPPGIGGLFGFWGYELINWIEPRVPVYQAQEGDPPDGLWMQIDHLLIFDQVRRKIWALAYADLRDPNTDLKQAYQQACDRVSQLVEKLQLPLSGRDTILQWTSPQARSSAGDSGQAINYTSNFTKEQFCSSVEKAKEHIRAGDIFQVVISQRLSAPYQGDPFALYRSLRLINPSPYMAYFHFQDWQIIGSSPEVMVKAERDGLTDQAGTEEAMVATVRPIAGTRPRGKTTAEDVAYAEDLLQDPKEIAEHVMLVDLGRNDLGRVCTSGTVSVDELMVIERYSHVMHIVSNVVGKLASGKTAWELLKACFPAGTVSGAPKIRAMEIIHDLEPCRRGVYSGAYGYYDFEGQLNTAIAIRTMVVRTQPEGGQQVTVQAGAGLVADSEPEKEYQETLNKARGMLEAIRCLQ